AGCAGGGCCCTGGTGGGCACGGCAATTTCCACCAGGTCTCCCTCTTTTGCCTGAAGGGTGTTTGGAACTTTGACCTGCATCTCCCTGTTTTCTAACGTGTGGCATTGATCCCGGGATTGACAAGTCGCACAGTGAGAGCTCTGTTGAATCCTGACGAAAATGTTTCGCTCATCAGCCTGTTCGACCCGGCCGCGTTCCTTTTCCATGCCAACCCCCTTCCATTTATCGTCCCTCTGTTGAAATGGGAGAGAATCCTTTAACTCAAAAGCCATTCCGAACCGGATTCACCATTGATTGTAAAAAAGCATATCACATGTGGGGAAACCAGGCCAGTTAAAGCGCTTCTCAGCCATTTATAAAATCGAAAGTGGTGGAGAGGGGGAAACCGGTATGATATATTCCAATCCATGGAAGACCATTGAAAAAGGTCTGAACCTGGAACTGACAGGTTGATTGCGAGATGGATAACCATATCCCCGATGCCATGACGATCCTCAAGGAGATGTGGGATCAAGTGCTCCTGCTGAGCGTGGGAAACGCTTACCTTTGTGAGGAGCGTTTCCTGCCCGAATTGGGCCGGAAACTCGAGGCCCGGGCCGAAGATCTTCGCAGGGCGATTGCTTCATTGGAAAAGCGGTTTCCCGGGAAATTCACCGATAAGGTTCCCACCGAAGATTTTCTTCAGAGAATTCAAGATACCGCAAGGAGGATGCAGGACCCTGACCGGGAGATCCTGGCCCGGTGTACCGTTGGTGATGTAGGTCGAGAGTTGGAAGCGGATCTCAGATCCCTGAAAGAAGCGGTTCAAACCATTCAGGACCGGGTGGAAGGTGTGGCCCCGACCTATTCACGGGGAGAATCGCTGAAAAATGTCTTTAGTTCGCTTCGAGCCGCCGGATCATGGCTCTCCCTGTTTCTAAAACTCGCGGCCGTCACCGCCCTCCTGGTTGTTTGCGTGTTCATGGCGCTATACCTGACCATGGAAAGGCCCGGCAGCCTTAAGGATCGGATCTCAAAGGACGAGAAAAGGATCCAGGTCCTTCGCGGAGTTATTGATGAGACGGCCCGGGAAAAAGAATCCCTTGATCAACGGATCGATACCCTCAGCTCCGGTGAGATGACCCGGGAAGCCAAGGTCAAGGCAATGGAGCTGGAGGTCAGAATACTTGAGTTGGAAAAAAGGATCCGGGACGTGGAAGCTGAAATCATTTCACTTGAGTCCCGCATAAGGGAAAACCGTGAACGGCTCGAAATCCTACGCAAAAAACCTTTCATCCGTCGCCTGTTAAGGCTGTGATTATCCGTTTTCAAGGGAACAGGTCCCACAAGGTGGGTTAAATCAGGTAGTTTTTGAACTCCTCTTTCTTCCGTGCCCTTGCTGAAACCACACTGTTTTTTCCCCTTCCCTCAATCCTGATTTCTGCTTCTCCTCCTTCATCGACATCACTGTATGAGGCCGCAAGAGATGCCGCAAGGGTTACGGCTTCCCCGGGGAGATCACCCGGGGCCAGGACCGTGGGGCCTGGGCAGGATGTTGATTTCAGAATCAGGTCCCCAGGGGTGGCCAGGTTCTGGATGGCCTGGTTCTCCCGTTGGTTCCTGCCAACGATGAATTTTATTCCTGGGGAAACTCTAAAGTGTCGTCCGACTTTAAGGAGTTCGATTTCCCGGACATCGACTTCATCCGAGTCGGTGAAAAGATCTTTGAGACGATTCGAAAACCCCTTGTCCGTCAGAAGACACCCCCCGGCTGGTGAAGGGTAGTCCTTGATGCCGAATTTCTCGGCCAGGGCCATCTGTGGTTTCCTGGATCGACCCGAGAGGTTCAGAAGTCGCTCCCGGTCCACCCATCCTTCCCTTTCCGGAGTTGTCATGGGCAAGCGTTTGGCCGAAAGCGGGCGAAGCAGAATACCGCCGCATTCACTTTCGGCCTCCACGATGTCAAGGGCCTTGCGATTTTGGGACATAGGCCTTTGGCCGAGGACTTCACCCGTAATAATGAAATTAGCCCCTTCCCCTTCCAGGAGTTCGCCCGCGCAACGAATCATCAGGGCATGGCAGTCGATGCAAGGGTTCATGTTTTCACCATACCCGTGCTTGGGGTTTCGCACGATCTCCAGATGGCGTTCCGTAATGTCGACTACTTTGAGGGGGAGTCGGATTTCCGCGGCAGATTTTTTCGCACGTTCCGGAGAGAAGAAAGGTGTTTCAAAAAAAAGGGCCTGGACCATGATCCCTTGGGCTCGTACTATCGAGGAAGCAAGCATGCTGTCCAGGCCGCCTGAAAACACACACAGGGCTTTCATTTATAATCCAGCCTCCGCCAGTTCCCGGATCAGGGCCCGTTGCTTTCTGTCGAGTTTTCTTGGAACGGCGATTGAAATCTCAACATAGGCGTCACCCCTTCCGGTCCCTTTCATATGTGGCATTCCGTACCCCTTGAGCCTGAACCTTGCCCTGCTCTGGGTGCCCGGGGGAATTTTGAGTCTCAAAGTTTTCCCGTCTATCGTAGGTACCTCGATCTCGGTTCCAAGGACGGCCTCTGAAAACTTGATCTCCCTGGTTATGATGAGATCATCACCCTCCCGTTTAAAGAGGGGGTGATCCAGGACCTTGATGTGTATATAAACGTCGCCCCTGGGCCCACCATACAACCCGGGTTGCCCTTGCCCTCTCAACCTGAGTTTTTTCCCCGTCGAGATTCCTGCCGGGATCTTTACCGAGAGCCTGTCAATGGGGGAGCCCGGCTGGGAGGGGATTGTCTTTTGGGTTGTGGTGGCCGCTTCTTCCAGCGTAATGGTCAACTCGTAATTGACATCCTGTCCCTTTATGGGACGGTGGTGACTTTCGAAACCACCGAAGCCGGTTCCGAAACGGCCGCTTTCCCTGAAGGCGTTCTGTCCTCCTCCACCGAAAATATGGCTGAAGATGCTTTGGGCCCTTCCACCGCCTCCGAAACCGAATTCCCTGAAGATGCTGGAAAAATCGAAATCACTGAAAATATCCTCTTGCGTGAAGCGCTGCTGGAAACCATCGGCCCCGAACATGTCATATTGTTTCTTTTTCTCAGGGTCACTCAAGACGGCATAGGCCTCGCTGATTTCCTTGAACCTTTCTTCGGCATCCTTTTTGTCCTTGTTTCGGTCAGGGTGGTATTTCAGGGCGAGCTTTCGATAGGCCT
This genomic stretch from Deltaproteobacteria bacterium harbors:
- a CDS encoding tRNA 4-thiouridine(8) synthase ThiI; amino-acid sequence: MKALCVFSGGLDSMLASSIVRAQGIMVQALFFETPFFSPERAKKSAAEIRLPLKVVDITERHLEIVRNPKHGYGENMNPCIDCHALMIRCAGELLEGEGANFIITGEVLGQRPMSQNRKALDIVEAESECGGILLRPLSAKRLPMTTPEREGWVDRERLLNLSGRSRKPQMALAEKFGIKDYPSPAGGCLLTDKGFSNRLKDLFTDSDEVDVREIELLKVGRHFRVSPGIKFIVGRNQRENQAIQNLATPGDLILKSTSCPGPTVLAPGDLPGEAVTLAASLAASYSDVDEGGEAEIRIEGRGKNSVVSARARKKEEFKNYLI
- a CDS encoding DnaJ domain-containing protein, whose product is MGGKDYYKILGVSRSASQDEIKKAYRKLALKYHPDRNKDKKDAEERFKEISEAYAVLSDPEKKKQYDMFGADGFQQRFTQEDIFSDFDFSSIFREFGFGGGGRAQSIFSHIFGGGGQNAFRESGRFGTGFGGFESHHRPIKGQDVNYELTITLEEAATTTQKTIPSQPGSPIDRLSVKIPAGISTGKKLRLRGQGQPGLYGGPRGDVYIHIKVLDHPLFKREGDDLIITREIKFSEAVLGTEIEVPTIDGKTLRLKIPPGTQSRARFRLKGYGMPHMKGTGRGDAYVEISIAVPRKLDRKQRALIRELAEAGL